The Phragmites australis chromosome 1, lpPhrAust1.1, whole genome shotgun sequence genomic interval GTCACagctcttaagccaccaagtcacaaagacaagatctccacatggatgagccactaagccactaaggtaaggtctcatcactagcctctctttcgatTCCTTGCcatcatgatcacttcggagcttgaaccaccaaggcaaaggtctccgcgtccctgcacaattgccttgctgccgctccacaccaaaccggagggtcaacaagtttgccgatgagtcaccaagactctaaggtgtcgacgtaccacttgatacaaggttggatcactccttgatccactctctatgcagcaATCACATaccaacactctctctaggcctataagcactaaaaaatctctaatcttatgcttaatcatcttggataatcactttaagcactttgatggattggatgtcttctcaagtgtacatgaacttctctataCTCTAGCACCTTTAAATGGTTgagtgagtgggtatttatagcctcaaacttgcgcactagccgttaaccaacggctcaaaaaagttgttaatatCGGATGATCTTGTGAGAAcactagtactaacaccagatcatccagtgagtacactctcacaaactagccattgaaaccccacccaagcctctgtgaacatcgaaCACACCGTTGTATactccatctccatcaccggactatccggtgagttatactGAGTCATccaagcctttccttcttctctatgtaaattgctctagtgtatgcatccggtgcacataACTTCATcttcggactatccgatgagttgacttctgccaaccgagccaatgcaactctctctgaaaataatgctccgatgtgcacaatcttcatcaccagaccatctgtcGCATtaaacttcgttctgcctctttgcattgttcattgtccggtgtgtgcaacacattgatcaccggaccatctgatgctttgatcttcaacttcaatggctgcaaccttctctggataaatgctctggtgtgtatcttctttgatcaccggaccttccaataAGGTCTTCAGATTTCTCTcccctttgccaaatatgcttcggtgagttcaactcccagagcaccagaccatccgatgagacaaatcttcctgagacttctctaattcagtccaactttgttccggctgtggtggcttcttcatatattgcatccatgagacttgctaacatatattctcgacaaacatgttaatctcattgactatgttgtcattaatcaccaaaatcacaattatgacctaacagggccatttttgctacaacagGATGACCTCGCGGGCGAGTGTGACAATGTTCGACAGATGGGACAGGGCCTGCAGGACAACCAGAGTAGGTCGGATGTGCCTACCCCCTGTCATGATGAGCTATCCATTTGTACGCTCTCCCTTTCCCCTGTTATATAAAGGGGAGGACCCGGCTTGTAAAGAGGGGACTAAGAAAAAAACCAGTTCGGTATTCCATGAGAAAATACACAGGAGGTATGTCTATTATCCCacgggaggtctgaacctggataactcatCATGTTATTGCGTCCATTCGATCCTTCTACAAAAAATACAGATCAACGCGTCCATCGTTTGGTATACCCCAGATTCATTATCACAGATCATCCCTCGACACACACAGGCTGAGACGATCATCCTCGTAAAGTTTCATGCTCCTTTTCAAATGGGAGAAAACTCTCTCAACTGGAATTTCGTTTGAACTAGGAGAGAGAAGAGCTCTCGAAAAGGAGCAAGGAAGAACATGATCATGGCACACCAGGTAAGCGATCTGATGGATTCTCAGGGAAGAGCACCAAGAAGGAGGAGACAACTTCCTAGGAGGGCAGGAAAACTCCAAAGAATGAGCAGAAGAGACCCTTTTGGATTGAGCGATGGGTTTTGATTTCTTCCTACAAGAAACCAGAGTCTATTGACTAGCCTTTTCTCTAGACCAAAACTTACACTCTTGGATCTAGTCGGACCTCCATCTCTCCGGAGATAAAAATAAACATCAAAGTGCTTAGTAGTGATGCACTTAAGATCATAAATGAGAAACCCAACATACTTTGAAGCAACCGAGAAGCCTTCCAAATGAACATGTAAACCCGCATGAGTACCCCTAAGAACAGCATGTAAAGCCTAGCTCACCGCGAAACACATGAGCTGGAAGGTGTACCTCCGAAAGACCACGAGTATGAAGGAACAACCACCAATAGAGAAAGGTGATGTTCCATGGATCCAAATTGTGCAAGTACCTCCACCTTAAAGACTTTCTAGGGAGAGGTTCCAGTCCATCGTCACCGCGAGCGGACATCTCCCATGGCCATGGGGGATCTTCTGGGTTGCAAGGGGTGGGTGGGGTGAGCGTGAGAGCTGAGACAAGAGCACGAgtgtcagaggatgaactcctcaagtaggGATCCGGAGGAACCATCTTTGACATTCGACCgaagggatgattctgaatctacctcgtacgtgaattaaatgagagtatatgagagatgcaggcgggacggatgatcggatgctagtggagtaaatgcttgagggattttagacaggttcggaccacgcggagcgtaataccctactcctgtgtgtatgctataaatattctgggaatgcctctctgtggatctcttgagttacaaggatttttctctaagtttagagcttcggtcttcgtGTGTCCTgacttcgttagcttgtctacGTCTGTTGAACTTCTTCTTGGTCTGGgtctgttgaacttcttcaaCTTTGTCGGGTCCCTTTTTCTTCTCCGGGGTGTGCTTCCcttttataccccgtcggggggggggggggcttagcgtgcccagaaaggagggcacgagtccccatgagtcataaatggaaagcaaccatcatgtggctgcagtttgatgttattgggggttgaaaatgcatccccgaccggtcctgtcgtcatcatgccacttttgagcgggtgcagcagggggttCCACCGGGCAGTCActgagcaaccccgcgtgcccgcccagtcagagcaagcctgacacagcaaggcggcaggcgataagcctcgagcccagcaaCGATATATCCAAGCCGCGttggatgacgcgcgatggaacccgtcgcattaaatgcccccacgcctccctgacGGGAGTTGGCAGGGACTCACAACCGGCGtgaggggagtggttggaagtgtcAGGCcgcgctccctcttaaatgcagcatcagacCTTTCACCAACTGAcatctcaccgctgagcccttgtggggtctatcagcaaggggcttctcaagtcctcggggaactctgggtgctcggggactactgttcatagccctgagCGTCTCCTCCCGGATATATcccttcttggtcctcgggtactcggggaccactattcatgaccccgagcgtcctctctcGAAACTGTGTCttttcgggtcctcggggaactcgggtactcggggaccactgttcatggtcccgagcgtcctctcctaAAACTGTGTCTTCTCAGGTCTTCGAaaaactcgggtactcggggactcgAGAACTCCTGGTTCTCACGTCACCGACAACGAGGGAGCCAACGCTTTCCAGTTCAAGTTTCTTGGTTCGGCCTTGCCTCCTGATCCGCAGCTGCACCGGTCTCCGTCTCGTTGTTGGGATCAGGTGTCCTCGCGTTGTCGACGTCCGGTGCTGCAGATGGCGGTGGCACAGGAGTCACGGTCACCGGCTACTGCAGTGGTGTTGACGCCGTAGGGTGCTCTTCGACGCCGTTGGAGGCTTCTCCCATCCTAAAACGTAGGGGTATCAGGGAGAAATCGAGCATGGGGGAGCTTGATCACTTGGACGAGCAAAGAAAGACAAATGCCGAACAACAGGGACGCGCGATGCCTTCCCTTTTCAGCCTTTCAGCCGCCTGCTACGCAACATTAAGAAAGAGGACCATGGACGGTGCACGGCTGATTCGGTGGGACACGGGCGAAATATTGAGCAGCTAAAAGACAACATTCCAGGAAATTCTAGCAGAAGAGCTGCCGCCCCATATAAGAAGGCTCACAGTTGATTATTTGGTTTGGCCACTTCCCTGCTTCAGACGAACCGCAGCGGCAGCGAATGGACGTCCGGCAGTCCGGCACATATGATGAACACACTGGCAATTTATTTGATCATGCATCCAGCAGGTAACTTGCAAATTTCAGAGCCCTACATGTTTTCTGACGCAAATACCACAAACATGGAGCTTTCATTACGTGAACTATCGAGATAGTGTTCGAGCCTTCGCTCCGACAAATCGGAGTAATGCAAATGGAAGCAATACTGGTTGAATTTGCAGTTTTGGACCATGACGGCATGACCTCAGCCAAATAGCAGTAGCTACTGTACACAACGAAGGGCCGTCAAAAACATACTATTTCTCACCATTTGCCAACACTGATGCAGATTGCTTCTTCGTATCCTCTCCGTTCTCCCTGTTGTTGGCCGCCTTATCGGCTTCTCTGGCCGCATTGATGTCCTTCTGACTCAGGAAGCTCGGCTGGTTGGTTGAAGACAGCAGCCTTGCCCATATCCTGTCAGTTATCCTCACCTTGTTCCGCGTTGATGTTACCCTCTGTTGTCAGAATAAATTTTGGAGTCAGGGTAATTGCAAAGGTAACATTAAGCGAGACAAGAGAAGAATTTTATGGATATCCCGTATGGAAATCCTAATCGTGatttaattttctttccttccaGATGGCACATCCTAACTCTTGTGGAAGCGAAGACACAGAAGAAATTTTAGTTGAGCTTTGATGTCTACCAAGGTGCTTGCGAAGTTTCAAAGAAAGTGCAGAGTAATGTGATTGCTAATTGTGAGCGTAGAGTCCTGACGAGTTATGCGTTCCTTTTATGAAACACAAAGGCTAGTTAGCATTAAATGAATTGAATTCACTTCTTTTTGGGTATGCAGTGCGCATGGTTGTGTCAAAATGTAAGCGCAAAGTTTGGGTATCTTAGCATGATCCACGATGAAAGCTACCACTGCCACAAAGAAAGTGGAAACGAAATTCATTGACCCATAGGAAATGTTGGTGGCCCTGAACCAATACGCCCATTTCCTATCACTTGCATTCAACTAGCAGAAAGGGCCATACTATCCTGTTAACAAAAGGATATACTGAAAGTAATACTCACATGAAATGGTATATACGCATGTCTGCCGTTGACCATTCCGACCGTAAAGCTATATCCTGCCATTGCACCATGAATGGCACTGTGTGCGAGCAGTGTGCAATAGACATTGTCTGATGCATTGCTTGGAATAGCACGGATCATGTAAGTCGGATCTGCATTAGAAATGACAAACTGCTCTTGTCAAATTCCTTGACACACTATACAGTACAAACTAACACTGCATTGAAGAAGTAAACATTAGACAGTTACCTATGTATTTAATAGTCATCTCCATCTTCTTGCTCTTGCAATAATCCTATAAGGCAATAATATAACATTAAATAATTGCTCAAAGAAACCTTGGAGCAACACCAAGTAAACACTAACCAGTAAGACATACCgaaaggaagaacaagagaGATGAAGGTACCCCTGATATACTAACACCATATAGCATACATGGCTCCACCCTTATAATCTTTACAGATAGTTACACGCATGATGCATCTAGAGTATTAAAGTAGAAATTCATATTTCATATCCAAAGCATGAAACCTTCAATAATTTAACTATGACCTGCAGCTAAAGTTTTGAACATGATAAATAAGTTTTAGAACAAGGTTTGTGAACCCACATAAACATTTATGCTGATGCATGCTGGTAGTTATAACCTATAAGTAATTATGCTATGAACCTCCACCTACACTGTATATGTTACTTAACTGGTGAGCATAAGAAAAGCACAGGTTTTACAAAACAAGCGGATATGACACAAGTTCACACAAAAATGTTCATGTTCACACAACTATCCACGGTTTCATTTTGCCTTGCCTATGGTAGACTTGTTTCAAACCCAACCGAACATGTCACAACCATGTGGACATTCTTGTAGTTTTAGTGGAAACTAGAAAGATGTGCACATAGTGCCTATCGAAGTGGCATTTCAAGCGATGGTAATTACAGAAGGtgaaattaaaatggattgtaGTCTGATGGAAAAATACTAATAGAAATGTACCTTAATCTTGTGAGTCAACCAGAGACCAACATCAAGAAGCAGCTTATTTCCAGATGCATCTTGCTGATCCGCAGCAGGTATGCTTTGAGCAATAAGATCCTGTCCTGCTCCCTCAGCCATAACAATAACCATGTGGTTGTTCTCCTTCAACCTCCTATCTATATACTCGAATAGTCCACCCTCCCCTTCCAAATAAAACGGTGACTCAGGAATCAAGCAGCAGTCCTACATAACATGGAGATGATAATTAGTTCCATCTACCAAGAAGATAAGTGACATATCAAAACATTAAGTGATCACATGTTACACAGTGACAGAATTCAAAACAGGCAACAGAGACAAATATGCAAAACAGGACACTTGAAGAAACTACAGAATAGATTGGAATAGTTGAGGTATGCATAGAAGCCATTAACTCACCACATCTCTGCTTGCAAGAGTAGCATACATTGCAATAAACCCTGCATCAGCGACGAACTATCACGGTAAGGACAGCATAATGAAATAGCTAATACGAAAACAGTTCAGGAATTCATTATGCTTTGACGCAAGGGTTAAAAGTCTTCAGTTCGTAGGCAGGAAAACTAACCACTATAGCGACCCATAAGTTTCACTAACCCTATCCCATTCTCAGCACTTGAAGCTTCCACATGAGCCGCATTAATGGCACGCTGGGCCTCTTCTACAGCAGTATCAAAACCAAATGACTTGTCTATAACCTAATAAATGTATACAAACAATCAGTACTGATTCAGGCCTCTGCACATACAGTCTTTCAAATCAACAGGTGTGCAGCAAAATCTTCATTGCaagcaaaaaataaaacaagtGGCCAAAATTTACCGCTATATCATTATCGATTGTCTTGGGAATACCAGCAACAGCTACTTTTAGACCACGTCTACGAATTTCCTGTCAGTAATTTTTAAAATAGGGCTCAATCAGAATTTAAACTTTTGGATCAGAAGTCTCTACAATATTtctccacaaaaaaaaaaatctaatgatGCATATACATGTATCTAAACCAAATTCAACACTACCACATGAGTCCTGTCAGCAGTCTATGCACAAATGAAGCGGTTTGACAATATCTGAACTTCTGAACCAAATGTGGCAAATATACTCATGACAGCGATTACCTTGAATATCTCGTATGCTCCCTTCTGAGTTCCATCTCCTCCAATGATGTAAACCTAGGTGATGTACGCAAGAATATCTACTCAACCTCCAAAATAAGAAGGAGTATACCAAAAATACTAATCAGCGAGCATGTACTTGATTAATTCCACGATCTTGAATGTTGTCAACAATCTTTTTGGTATCATGACCACCACGTGATGTTCCAAGAACTGTACCACCTCGTTTGTGGATATCATTGACACTCTTTGGTGTCATGGGAAGATAATTGCTCGAATAGAAGCCCTTGTATCCATTCTGGAAAAATGCTTACAACATGTTAGGTGATAACAAAAATGTTTCATGCATAACAAGTACATATCAAAATTTGATCTCACTGATGGGTTAATCACAATGCGTAAGCTGGCACAAAGTTCATAACAGTTGTTAATGTGTAATCACACAAATTATGGACCCACGTCAGACAATAATATTTGAAGATTCCAGAACTTGCAACTACTTCAATATAATGCAAATCAGAACTTGCAAGCgagtttgaatttgtttgccAAAATGACAAATGTTTTTTTCCTTATAATCTGGTATGAAATGTGTAGCAAAATTCATATTGATTTCTGGCAAGAGTTTAATAGGCCAACGATCAAGACTCGGTCGCTTTTTTTTCTATGAATGAATCAGTTAAAAACTGTGTGGAAGGAAGAATGGCGTTCTAGATCATCCATTCTGGGATTTAAGTAAATCTAGAACGACACAAACCTGTATTCCGAAGACATCGCTGACATTGTACATGTGGGACAAGCCACACACCAACTCTCTGATGACAGTATTGAGCCCAGGGCAAAGGCCTCCACAGGTTACAATGCACGCTTTTACTTCTTCCGAATCGAAATACACCTGATAAGGTTTGAAAATACATGTCAGCCTATATGTAAATAATGCATTGCGCGCAAATGGTACAGGTGGCATCATACCCTCTGACGTGGTCCAGCACGACGGAAGTGGACTCCTCGTGGACTGTTCTTTTGAACAACCACCTATGGCAGCACAAAAAACATGTCATTTCACCAATCAATAATGAAACAACATCAACATATGGAAGCATCAATTATGCTATTCTTTTACCTTTTCAGGTACTGTATCATCTGCGTTGACAAAATATTGCCTGGTGAATATATGAACAAAACATTCAGTTTAACAGATTGCACAATGAGCATGATTAGAGGTTGTTCAAAAGAGATAGCAAAGTCAAATTGAAAGAAATCCTCACTTGACGGTTGAATACGCTGGATGATCTTGTAAAGGATTAGGAAAAGTCTGCCACAAAGATCGAACAGGGAAATCATTAGCTTAATCCTCGTGATGTCACATTGAAAACGACTTCATTTTAGATAAAATAGAaagcaaaaaatagagaaataaatTGCTGCACATCCCATTTCTTGTGAATGCACACCTAGATGGTTTAGAACAACAGGTAGTATTcctaaaaaaaaggagaaaaagttGCCAATTAATACAAGTAATTTCGTTCTGTTAAGAAAAAAACGAGTTACTCCTAAAGTAAGGCTATGCTCCATTTACCAAATCTAACCTCTCTTCAGAAGCATAGAAACAACAAATCTGACAAAAAGTCACCTACGAACATAGACGCAAGGAAACAAGAGATCCACACGACAGCCTCAATTTCGTCAGGAATCGCCAAATAATATTACTTTTCTCTTGGATCAGATCCGGCTAATGAGCTGACTAAACACCGGCCGAGTCGCCAATGCGCAATTTCATACATATGTCCAAAAGTGCAGCTCCCGCCTCGAATAATCCCCAAATACCACGCAATAAAACCACCGCGTAACTACCTAAAAATCCGCATAACTACTATAATAAATGGTATTATTCTAGAGAAATGTAATAAACAGTACCGCAATTCAtagcatttttcacccccgagcaccgaATCCGGCAACGAAGCAACCACAAGAGCAAGGGAGGGGCGGCGGTGCTCACCGGTAAGTCGGGGAGGTAGTCGGTGAGGTGCTGGACGTCGTCGAGCACGTATCCGTAGCCGCCATCCTCGAGCTTCACGAAGGCGGCGTCGTCGTCGTGGAGGCCCATGGCCGACGCGTTGCGGAGCACGCGGAGGTTGGGGTACGAGTCGCGGGAGATCCGCACGCACGTCGCCGAGAACGGCAGCGCCGCCTTCCCGGGCCCCTCCTGGTACAGGCGCTGCGCCGGCGAGTCGTGGTCCGCCTCCACCGCCACGCCCAGCCCCGCCTCCTCCTTTGGCAGAATGATGTGGGACGACGCCATTagaaaactctcccaactcccCAGAACCTTCTCGAGCGAGCTCCTCTCCGCTATTTGTGTGGGTGTGGCCGTGTGGGTCTCACGCGGGCGTTAAAAAATGGTTCCCTCTTACGGAAGCCGACGAAGGAGAAGCGCGGGGGGTTTAAATAGTCGGCGAGGGGCGAAGCGAAGCGTGGAGAAGGGGAAAGAGGTGGGAGAAGGGTCCGGATTCCGGAGCTTTATATCCATTCTAGTTTAATTGGGGTTGGTCGGttgagttttatttttttaaaaaaatagagctagatatttttagttttagaaaTATGTGAAATTAAAAGTTACGAATACATTAGAGGTAATCAGACGAGTTAtgtgtttttattttagactaaaaataataacttaaattatattattatatagaTCATGTTTAGCATAGCTTATTGCTGTCTTGTTAGAAGCTATAAGTTGAAACAAACACGTTGATTTATtactgttttttaaaaaattgaaaattgatTTCTGATAAAAATGAATAAAAAGCTAGTAAGCTAATTGGGagtgatttttttgaaaaattgatgTGCTCAGAACTTAAAAATTTCTCGTAAAAACTAACAACTTTTGGTATAAGCTATAAGCAGTTTTCAACAAAATCTCATAAATTTTAACTGTGTCAAACAAGACTATAGTCTACAACCTCAAAATATGACATAGAGTTATAAGTAGGAACTCTATCGGAGTCTTAATTACCTAATAAATGTTAGTTAATTAAACTAAATTAGAGTGAATCTATAGATACCTATATATCGCTCTACTCTCATTCCTAGCTTAGAGGGAATGGTGGTTTCCGGTTTTGGGTTTTCTACTGTCATTTATGGGAGGGCGGGTGATGGTGTAGCTGATGATGGAATGAAATGGTTTATAATTTGTGAATGTGATGATTATTTGTGCTGGTTGACTGGCCTAGGATTTTATACAGGGATCACTTAACTGTTCATGGTTAATATAGAGTTTGACTACATAATAAGTAGCATTTGTAGCAATTACTCACTAAAAGAAGGGGCTACAAGGGCAGCCAGGCGTTTCCCTCCCGCCAATCACACATCCGTGTTTTGCCCCTGTATCGCTGAAACTATGCTacaatattttattttcctttacTATTTTTAAGTTGCAGAATATCTAACCTGTAGCGGATCAATTGCTCCATGAGGGACCCAACAAAAATGGTGGCGTCCCTTCTATATTAACCATCAACACACATTTGAGTAGGGATGTACGTTGTTTTGAGTCTCTTGCTTATGTAAAATTCTCTTCACGTTACTAATTTATGCTGACAATGTTCCCGTTTTGCACAACTCTaaatttaagaattttttaagatagccaaatctagcttaaaaaaaatcctagatctGATGTTGTGGGTGGATTAAAGTTATTTAGTTGAGccatttaattttattttaaactataaataaaatttttaatcactttattttattatataaactcTAGATTCAATACGTGTCTTAGAAAGCTCTACCAATAAGCCTAATGTATCGagtcttttaaaaaaaagaaaatattacatATCCATCCAAACAGGGAAGAGAGTACTGACACCAAACAGATGGGGGCAACGAGCAAGTCGTGGTGATAACGGTAGAGAGTGGCATTCGTACGCCAACAAATAACTCGAACCTGTGCGTAGAGCGGAGCCGACGTAGACTAGCTGGATAGAACCCAGGAACGTGGCAGGAGCCATTTCCATATCTCCGGCTGCACATGTGTGAGAGTCTGAAGCATAGCATCAGATgtcatgttttgttttttaCCTGTCACATCTTTTATCAAACTTTATCTAAGTTGTTGTTAACAATTTGTTAGTCATATCTCAAGCAAGATTTGATGATATAACATATAGGATCTAGAGGTGAAAAATTATGGTATACTAAACTTGTGATAGAGCcaaacaaatcttaaaaaaatatgacaaTTTTGCAAAATGTGGTAGCTAACTAAACATGCCCTCTGTCTTTTCGTTTCAACAGTAAAATGTGTGCACATTTGGCTTGTAGGGGCACGATATCGGTAGGTTTTCACTTTTCAGGCAGTTGGGCCAGTGAGTGCTCATCCGGTGGGCGTTGTCCTGGCTTGGCATCGGCACTTCGGCAGGTGGCATATATGCCGCCTGCGCCTGGTGGCGTGGGCGGTGCTGGATGTTGTTCACGAGCGGGTGCGCTGATCGGGTGGGTTGGGGGTCTCGCGCATCTCGGCACATGACCGCGCGCCCCTGGCTTTTTCGCTTTCCAGAAAGCGGTTGTGCACTCGGATCTAGTACTCGTATGTGATTCCACCAGAAAAGGACGGTGCACGGATGTGTCGTGGCCAGGAAGTACAATGGAAACCGTAAATTTCTAGGTGCACCGTTGCATGGATATTGCGAGCTGTGAAGCACACGACCTCCATGACTTCATCAAGTTCTGGAGTAGATTCGATCGGACAACTCCATATTCTCCATCCCCGGTAGACGGAAGCCCAAAACATGTCTCGGTTTTCAGATCCACTTCCGTGTAGCCGACGAATGGTATCCGTTGAACGCTGTACCCCTCGGTACGTGTTCAAACAAGAGAGTCCATTTCATGCGGTCAGGAAAAGCAGGAATTCGTCTAGAACCGAAGAAGTGGAGGGTCGGGTCCAGCTTCTGGAATCAGGAATTTGGGGTGTAAGAAGTGCAAAACGGAACACGGAGGCATCCGTCTAGGTCCGGGTAATCAGAGCGAGCGTAACCATACTATTACTACCATAGTGGTAACAGCAGCGCTCATTCTAGAAGATATAGAGGAGGCGTGCAACTCTTCTAGCGGGGTGACGTTTTAGGGGGCGTTTTGGCCGATCCTTTTGAGTAGTAGGTCCTCTCTTTTTTGCTGATGCGGGGGACCATTCTTGTAATTATATAAACTCTTGTTCCTTCTAATTAATTAAGGTAGAACTCCTGCCatctttgccaaaaaaaaaaatcatcgtaATCAGATCCAACTACCGTCGCCTAATAGATTAGTAGCATATGAACTCCTTCGAATCGAGGGTCGAATCGCTGCCACTCGTTTTACCTTTTAGATCGGGTATTACGACAGCAGGGACCAACAGGTACTCCTGACTGCTCACAGGACGGCCAACTTCATCATCGTGCTCACGCGAACTTCGGGAATCAGAATTACATTTTGGCTCCTTTCCATTCACCTTTTGAGATTTAAGCAATGCTTTTCTTCACAGCAAACAGCTGCAAACGCTGGGTCTCGCGGATTTACACCGACAGCGTAGGCAGACCATCAGCATACGGAAGAAAATGTGCGCGAATCAACAAAAGGAAAACCAGATGATAAAGAAAGTGCTTCAGAACTTAATGCCAACGAGCAAAGGGACTAAAAGGTACATGTAATCCGGTTAACGAACGTCAAATCGATTTCAAAATGTATAGGTTCCATCTACATAAGTTCACTCCCGGCTGCTTGGCTATGCTCATTGCTCAGCATAGGACAAAACGAACATGATGGCTacaagcctaaaacaaaaagGATTTCCAAGCTGTCACAGTTTTCTCCCTTGAAAATCTTAAGTCTCTAcagcaaaacaaaaaataataaataacacAATCAGCACCACTGCTATATGACTATTATTTTGCTTGTAGATATTCAAAAAAAGATAAGTGTAGATGATTTATTCCAGAGGATTCCAGTAGTTAGGGCCATAGCCGTTGCCAGCAAAGTAACAAATCTGCACCTTGCAAGTCATGCCAGGCGCAGCCATAGGCTTGCTCACTTTGAATG includes:
- the LOC133920010 gene encoding ATP-dependent 6-phosphofructokinase 6-like, whose protein sequence is MASSHIILPKEEAGLGVAVEADHDSPAQRLYQEGPGKAALPFSATCVRISRDSYPNLRVLRNASAMGLHDDDAAFVKLEDGGYGYVLDDVQHLTDYLPDLPTFPNPLQDHPAYSTVKQYFVNADDTVPEKVVVQKNSPRGVHFRRAGPRQRVYFDSEEVKACIVTCGGLCPGLNTVIRELVCGLSHMYNVSDVFGIQNGYKGFYSSNYLPMTPKSVNDIHKRGGTVLGTSRGGHDTKKIVDNIQDRGINQVYIIGGDGTQKGAYEIFKEIRRRGLKVAVAGIPKTIDNDIAVIDKSFGFDTAVEEAQRAINAAHVEASSAENGIGLVKLMGRYSGFIAMYATLASRDVDCCLIPESPFYLEGEGGLFEYIDRRLKENNHMVIVMAEGAGQDLIAQSIPAADQQDASGNKLLLDVGLWLTHKIKDYCKSKKMEMTIKYIDPTYMIRAIPSNASDNVYCTLLAHSAIHGAMAGYSFTVGMVNGRHAYIPFHRVTSTRNKVRITDRIWARLLSSTNQPSFLSQKDINAAREADKAANNRENGEDTKKQSASVLANGEK